The Enterobacter huaxiensis sequence TGCTGAACGCGGCCTGACAACGGCTGCTGCTGTTGCCAGGAATCAAGGCGGTCGTTCATGCCCCAGGGCTGATACGGATCGCGTAGGCTTTTCTTGGCATCGTCAAGATTGCGGTATCCCAGCCTGCGCAGGAATCGCCCGACCGTAATCCCGCTGGTGCCGGTTGCCAGCGCCACGCTTTCTGCCGTCTCGAAGGGGATCTGCCCGGCATGCGCCAGCATCCAGCTCGCCACGCGTTTTTCAGTGGGCGTGAGCTGGCTGAACGTCGCTTCGATACGCCGCAACATTTCGGGTTGTGATGTCATACCGCCTCGCTGTTAACTGGCTGTCAAATGCCGGATTTCTGTTATGTGATTAACAATGCAGGACGCGTGCCATGTTGGCAGAGCGGGCTAAACCCGCTGCGCGGCAAAGTTAATGCAATATTTATTTAACTGATGATCAACATTTGTGCAGCCTGGTTCACTTTTGGTGCACTGTCTAAGGCTGTGCAGGGATATTTGATGAATACGCCAGTGCCTTCACATTTTTGTTAAGCTGTAAGCAATGTGAATAAGAAAGGGATATCGGCATGGCGAATTGGCCCTGGCGCGTCAGCGTGCGCGTCATCGTTCTGGCAAAGAAAATCGCAATGGTGTTGGGGATTATTCTGTTCGTGCTGCTTGCGGTGCGGGTTTATCTCTCCCAGCAGGGCCCGGAACTGCATCTCTGGCACACCTGGCGCGCGGACGAGCTGACCGTGCAGGAGATGGATCGCGCGAGCTATGCGCAATACGTCGCCCGCGAGAACGCCATCTTCAGCGATATGGACGCGGCGGTAACGGCAAAGACGGCAGGGGATGAGCGTACGCCGCTGAACCGGTACTACCGCCAGAGCCTGGTGTGGCCGGGGAAATTCTCACCCGACGCTAACCGTTCGTTTGTACTGATGCCGGAAGGAACGCCGCGCGGGGCCGTGGTGCTGCTGCACGGGCTAACGGATTCGCCTTACAGCGTTAAGCATATCGCGCGTGATTATCAGCAGAAGGGATTTGTCGCCGTGGTTCCCCGGCTGCCGGGACACGGGACCGCGCCAGGCGCGCTCACGAATGTTGACTGGGAGATGTGGCAGGCGGCGACGCGCCTGGCCGTGCGCGAAGCCACCCGTCTGGCGGGAGACGAGGTTCCCCTGCATCTGGTGGGCTATTCCAACGGCGGGGCGCTGGCGCTGAAATATGCCCTTGACGCGCTCGACTCTCCGACGCTTCGCAAGCCTCAGCAGCTGGTGCTGCTCTCTCCGATGGTGGGTGTTACCGCGTTCGCTCGCTTTGCCGGCTTTGCCGGGCTGCCCGCCATTTTACCGGCGTTTGCCAAAGCCGCGTGGCTGAACATTGCTCCGGAATATAATCCTTACAAATATAACTCGTTCCCGGTCAATGCGGCGCGCCAGTCCTGGCTACTCACGCAGGCGCTGCAGCAGCAGCTTAGCCGGGACGCGCGGGAGAACAAACTCGCCGCGCTGCCTCCGGTACTGGCGTTCCAGTCGGTGATGGATTCGACCGTCAGCACGCGGGCGGTGGTGACCGAGCTTTTTGACCAGCTCCCGAAAAACGGCAGCGAACTGGTGGTGTTTGATATCAATCAGGCCGCCAGTTTCCGCCCGCTGTTTAAACCCTCGTCGTGGACGGCGCTCACCGATCTGCTGCCCGCAGCGCAGCGGCGCTACGGCGTGACCGTGATTACCAACGCCCGGGCAGACGGTTTCGAGACCGTCGCGAAAATAACCCCTGCAGATTCCACGCAGGAAAAGATCCTGTCGCTTGAGGTCGCCTACCCGCAGGACGTCTATTCGTTATCGCACGTCGCCGTGCCTTTTCCACCTGATGACGACCTGTATGGCCGAGATCCTCAGATAAAAAACCGTTACGGCATCAGCCTCGGCACGATTGCGCTGTGGGGGGAAACCTCCGTGCTGAGCGTGGGAAAAGAGGCCTTGATGCGCGTCACGTCGAACCCCTTTTACGGCTATATGGTCGAGCGAATAAACGGGCGGATTGACGCAGAGAGCCACGCGGCGAATCATTTGCGGGATTGATATATTAATCGGTCCCGTTGACGTATGCTAAGGCATAGCTTATAGGCGTATGCCTCACATCGGGATCTCTTTCTGTGCTGACTACACTCATATATCGAAGCCAGTTAAATGCATCCTGCCGATCCGCGCAGCTAGCTGCGCTGGTCGAGCGGGCCAGGATCCGCAATACGGGGTTAAACATTACCGGCATACTGCTTTCTAATGGCCACGAGGTTTTACAAATTCTCGAAGGCGCGGAAGAGAGCGTGGTAAAACTTTTCAATAAGATCCGCGAAGATAAACGCCACACGGGCGTGGTTGAGCTGATGCGTGACTACGGCCCCCGCAGACGTTTTGAGAACGTGGGTATGTTGTTGTTTGATCTGGAAGTCACTTCGCCAAAAGAGGTGCTTCAGTCGGTCCTTCACTACAGCAAGCTTGAAAGCTACCTCACGTCTGACGATCGGGTGTTTAAATTTATTCAGTCGTTTATCACCGGAAAGAACACCTCGCTGACAGGTATACGCATTGACGCGGATAAATGGACGCTCACGCGTGAGCATTTGCCGTTTGGCGAGAGAATAGGGCTAATCCCCGATCAGGCCTGTCAGTTCGCCTTCCAGCCGATAGTCGAACCTTCCGAAGGCAAAATCAGCTCGCTCGAAGCCCTGATTCGCGGCAACGACGGCGGCAGCCCGGAGCATTTCTTCAATACGCTCGACCAGAACAAGATCTACGAAGTGGATCTCCAGACCAAGGCCTACGCCTTTGCGCTTGCCGAAAAGCTGGGTATTGGGGGGCATAAGATTGCGGTGAATTTGCTGCCGATGTCACTGGTCAACGTGCCTGGCGCAGTGGAGTTTCTTGTCACGCAGATCAAGAAACACGGCCTTCAGCCGGAGCAGGTGGTGGTTGAAGTGACCGAAAACGAGATGATTTCCGGCTTCAACAAGTTTAATAGCGCCATCAAACAGCTGCGCGCCGAAGGCATTGGTCTGGCGATCGATGATTTCGGTTCCGGGTACGCGGGGCTTTCTCTTCTGACAAAATTCCAGCCGGATAAAATTAAGATCGATCGCGAAATCGTCAGCAACATCCATCTGAGCGGCCCAAAACAGGCGATTGTGAAGTCGATTGTGAGCTGCTGTACCGATCTTGAAATCACCCTTGTGGCGGAAGGCATTGAGAAGATGGAGGAGTGGTGCTGGCTTGAGTCAGCCGGAATTCGCCGCTTCCAGGGCTTCCTGTTTGCCCGACCGCAGCTCAACGGCGTGGGCGATATTAGCTGGCCCCATCTGGCGCGTTAGCGCAATTCTGTTTCCCCTTCATCGCGCCTGTGCTTAAATAGCTAAAACGGTTTAACACAGTTTAGCTAAGGAGATGACATGGAGAGAATCTGGGTGCTTGGGGATGCGGTAGTGGATCTCCTGCCGGATGGCGAAGGTAGGCTGCTGCAGTGCCCCGGCGGCGCGC is a genomic window containing:
- a CDS encoding alpha/beta hydrolase, which produces MANWPWRVSVRVIVLAKKIAMVLGIILFVLLAVRVYLSQQGPELHLWHTWRADELTVQEMDRASYAQYVARENAIFSDMDAAVTAKTAGDERTPLNRYYRQSLVWPGKFSPDANRSFVLMPEGTPRGAVVLLHGLTDSPYSVKHIARDYQQKGFVAVVPRLPGHGTAPGALTNVDWEMWQAATRLAVREATRLAGDEVPLHLVGYSNGGALALKYALDALDSPTLRKPQQLVLLSPMVGVTAFARFAGFAGLPAILPAFAKAAWLNIAPEYNPYKYNSFPVNAARQSWLLTQALQQQLSRDARENKLAALPPVLAFQSVMDSTVSTRAVVTELFDQLPKNGSELVVFDINQAASFRPLFKPSSWTALTDLLPAAQRRYGVTVITNARADGFETVAKITPADSTQEKILSLEVAYPQDVYSLSHVAVPFPPDDDLYGRDPQIKNRYGISLGTIALWGETSVLSVGKEALMRVTSNPFYGYMVERINGRIDAESHAANHLRD
- a CDS encoding diguanylate phosphodiesterase, with the translated sequence MLTTLIYRSQLNASCRSAQLAALVERARIRNTGLNITGILLSNGHEVLQILEGAEESVVKLFNKIREDKRHTGVVELMRDYGPRRRFENVGMLLFDLEVTSPKEVLQSVLHYSKLESYLTSDDRVFKFIQSFITGKNTSLTGIRIDADKWTLTREHLPFGERIGLIPDQACQFAFQPIVEPSEGKISSLEALIRGNDGGSPEHFFNTLDQNKIYEVDLQTKAYAFALAEKLGIGGHKIAVNLLPMSLVNVPGAVEFLVTQIKKHGLQPEQVVVEVTENEMISGFNKFNSAIKQLRAEGIGLAIDDFGSGYAGLSLLTKFQPDKIKIDREIVSNIHLSGPKQAIVKSIVSCCTDLEITLVAEGIEKMEEWCWLESAGIRRFQGFLFARPQLNGVGDISWPHLAR